Proteins encoded by one window of Companilactobacillus ginsenosidimutans:
- the thrC gene encoding threonine synthase: MNNNYTSTRDKNISISAKNAIKKGFADDGGLFVYPELSQLKIDINKLNNLNYQQIAEIVLEKLLPDFSIEEIKNSIDQAYSISFDTTDITPVVNVDNFHVLELFHGPTSAFKDVGLQMLPQLMKHVLDEDNKVMILTATSGDTGKAALEGFKNLEKMSITVFYPHNGVSKIQKLQMQTTNGENTEITAIEGNFDDAQSNVKKIFNDQELKKELGPKVSLSSANSINIGRLIPQVVYYFDSYMQLVKNGSINIGEKVNFTVPTGNFGDVLAGFYAKQMGLPVNKFVVASNENNVLTKFFQSGVYDRNMPFFQTVAPSMDIQISSNFERLLYYKSGEDTGYVKGLMDELESSGRYQVSDEVLASIKEDFFCGFSTDDEIEDSISEVYKKDNYLMDPHTAVGYKVMRDYQKTGDDTPMILLSTASPYKFVRVVAKSILDDVPEDDFEVMQKLNKVTNIAIPKNLANVWNLPILHDDVIEKDQMRDYVKSKVEEEFYDKD; the protein is encoded by the coding sequence ATGAATAATAATTACACAAGTACAAGAGATAAGAATATAAGTATTTCAGCCAAGAATGCCATCAAAAAGGGATTTGCGGATGACGGTGGCTTGTTTGTATATCCAGAATTAAGCCAACTAAAGATCGACATTAATAAGTTGAATAATTTAAATTATCAACAAATAGCCGAAATAGTTTTGGAAAAACTTTTACCCGACTTCTCTATAGAAGAAATCAAAAACAGTATCGATCAAGCATATAGTATTAGTTTTGATACCACCGATATAACTCCCGTTGTAAATGTAGACAACTTCCACGTCTTGGAACTATTCCACGGACCAACAAGTGCCTTTAAAGACGTTGGTTTACAAATGTTGCCTCAACTAATGAAACATGTTTTAGATGAAGATAATAAAGTTATGATTTTAACTGCTACAAGTGGTGACACTGGAAAAGCTGCACTTGAAGGATTCAAGAATCTCGAGAAAATGAGCATCACAGTCTTCTACCCACACAACGGTGTCAGCAAGATTCAAAAGCTTCAAATGCAAACAACTAACGGTGAAAATACTGAAATCACAGCCATTGAGGGAAACTTCGACGATGCTCAAAGTAATGTTAAAAAGATTTTCAATGATCAAGAACTCAAGAAAGAACTTGGACCAAAAGTTAGCCTTTCTTCAGCCAACTCAATTAATATCGGTCGTTTGATTCCACAAGTTGTTTATTATTTTGACTCTTATATGCAACTGGTCAAAAATGGTTCGATTAATATAGGAGAAAAAGTAAACTTTACTGTTCCAACTGGAAACTTCGGCGACGTCCTCGCCGGCTTCTACGCCAAACAAATGGGCTTACCTGTTAATAAGTTCGTTGTCGCAAGTAATGAAAATAACGTCTTAACAAAATTTTTCCAAAGTGGTGTTTATGACCGCAATATGCCTTTCTTCCAAACTGTTGCGCCTAGTATGGATATCCAAATCTCGAGTAATTTCGAGCGTTTGCTCTACTACAAGAGTGGTGAGGATACTGGATATGTTAAGGGGTTGATGGACGAGCTGGAAAGTTCTGGCCGCTACCAAGTTTCTGATGAGGTGCTTGCTAGTATCAAGGAGGACTTCTTCTGTGGCTTTAGTACGGATGACGAGATTGAGGATTCGATTTCAGAGGTTTACAAGAAAGATAATTATTTGATGGATCCACACACTGCGGTTGGTTACAAGGTTATGCGTGACTATCAAAAGACTGGTGATGATACGCCGATGATTTTATTGAGTACTGCTAGTCCTTACAAGTTTGTCCGTGTGGTTGCGAAATCTATTTTGGATGATGTTCCTGAAGATGATTTCGAGGTTATGCAAAAGTTAAATAAGGTGACAAATATTGCTATTCCTAAGAATTTGGCTAACGTTTGGAACCTACCTATTCTTCACGACGATGTGATTGAAAAGGATCAAATGAGAGATTATGTGAAATCGAAAGTCGAGGAAGAGTTTTATGATAAGGATTAA
- the thrB gene encoding homoserine kinase has translation MIRIKVPATSANIGVGFDCMGLAVSLYSNVDFEPSKKKLEIYGCPEEFRNENNLVYKAFVNTCDFLNEPVPNVRITIENNIPVARGLGSSAFCIVAGIKGANDWFDAPLSNDEILDLATNMEGHPDNVSPAIYGKLGVSFIDENKDVQTVHFNVNPSLRFVTMIPNYEVSTDKAREILPTEMSYSEAIYQVGHAVALSKAMELGNLKLIRECIIDKMHEPYRSKLIPDYENAKNICEKANGTMYISGSGSTMMAIVDNEKNAEKIVENTKKDFPDWKVYHLNVDTKGAISEVI, from the coding sequence ATGATAAGGATTAAAGTACCTGCCACAAGTGCAAACATTGGTGTCGGATTTGACTGTATGGGATTAGCCGTTTCACTATATTCCAACGTTGATTTCGAACCTAGCAAGAAGAAATTAGAAATTTACGGTTGTCCTGAAGAATTCCGCAACGAAAACAATTTAGTTTACAAAGCTTTCGTCAACACATGCGATTTCTTAAATGAACCGGTACCAAATGTTAGAATTACGATTGAAAATAACATTCCAGTCGCCCGTGGGCTTGGAAGCTCTGCGTTTTGTATCGTGGCTGGTATCAAAGGTGCTAACGATTGGTTCGATGCTCCACTCAGCAACGATGAAATTCTGGACTTAGCAACGAATATGGAAGGACACCCTGACAACGTCTCTCCTGCGATTTACGGCAAACTGGGTGTTTCATTCATCGATGAGAACAAAGACGTACAGACAGTTCATTTCAACGTAAATCCATCGCTTAGATTTGTCACAATGATTCCCAACTACGAAGTCAGCACTGATAAAGCTAGAGAAATCCTTCCAACGGAAATGAGCTATTCAGAGGCAATTTATCAAGTTGGACACGCCGTTGCCCTTTCAAAAGCAATGGAATTAGGAAACTTGAAATTGATTCGAGAATGTATCATCGACAAGATGCATGAACCCTACCGTTCAAAACTTATTCCGGACTATGAAAATGCCAAGAATATTTGTGAAAAAGCAAATGGTACAATGTATATCAGCGGAAGTGGCTCAACGATGATGGCAATCGTAGATAATGAAAAGAATGCTGAAAAAATCGTTGAGAACACAAAAAAAGACTTCCCAGATTGGAAAGTCTATCACCTAAATGTTGATACAAAGGGAGCAATTAGCGAGGTAATTTAA
- a CDS encoding ACT domain-containing protein, whose protein sequence is MEKYYIVDGSILPESFDKVIRARKLIESGKIHQVSEAVKQVGISRGTYYKYKDLVFLPEENMTTRKALISLMLEHEQGLLSKVLVLLSDSNASVLTINQNIPIHDLASVVLSFDISHLKGTIDDLLDDLKQFDGISNVQLISIE, encoded by the coding sequence TTGGAAAAATACTATATTGTTGACGGCTCGATCCTACCCGAATCATTCGATAAAGTCATCCGAGCAAGAAAATTAATCGAAAGTGGTAAAATCCATCAAGTCAGCGAAGCTGTAAAACAAGTTGGGATTAGTCGTGGAACGTATTACAAGTACAAAGATCTAGTCTTCCTACCAGAAGAAAATATGACAACCAGAAAAGCTTTGATCTCATTGATGCTAGAACATGAGCAAGGTTTACTTTCAAAAGTTTTAGTTCTGTTGTCAGATTCAAATGCCAGTGTGCTGACGATTAATCAAAACATCCCTATTCATGATTTGGCTAGTGTTGTGCTTTCTTTTGATATTAGTCATTTGAAGGGTACGATTGATGATTTGCTTGATGATTTGAAGCAGTTTGATGGGATTAGTAATGTGCAATTGATTTCGATTGAATAG